A genome region from Candidatus Gracilibacteria bacterium includes the following:
- a CDS encoding 16S rRNA (uracil(1498)-N(3))-methyltransferase: MQRIYLQNTKFLNEITLTDKEIYHQLTRVMRARVGQSVVFFDGVQKLDFLYQITGIDKSSVVLSLVNTIQKNTDNGNIILYQAFPNKLSKIEFIVQKCVEIGYHKIVFFDSDNSQKLALTDNKKQRLEKIAVEAVEQCGGNLIPEIQYLETPSTTNLISFEQNNSYNIVCHTDGKDSLSLSKIIFLNYDAVNIFVGPEGGFSQREIQDFLKSKYNLVHFGDRILRCETVSSVIGFYILQT; this comes from the coding sequence ATGCAACGAATCTATCTCCAAAATACTAAATTTCTTAATGAGATTACTCTCACTGACAAAGAAATATATCACCAACTTACTCGAGTTATGCGTGCTCGAGTCGGTCAATCGGTGGTATTTTTTGATGGAGTACAAAAATTAGACTTTTTGTATCAAATAACTTGAATAGATAAAAGCTCTGTTGTATTAAGTCTTGTGAATACTATTCAAAAAAATACAGATAATTGAAATATTATACTCTATCAAGCTTTCCCAAATAAACTCAGTAAAATAGAATTTATCGTTCAAAAATGTGTTGAAATTTGATACCATAAAATTGTTTTTTTTGATTCGGATAATAGTCAAAAACTTGCTTTGACAGATAATAAGAAACAGAGATTGGAAAAAATCGCTGTCGAAGCAGTAGAACAATGTTGATGAAATCTCATTCCAGAGATCCAATACTTAGAAACTCCTTCAACTACAAATCTCATTTCTTTTGAACAAAACAACAGCTACAATATAGTATGTCATACTGATTGAAAAGACTCACTCAGCTTATCTAAAATAATTTTTTTGAATTATGATGCTGTAAATATATTCGTTGGTCCTGAAGGATGATTTTCTCAAAGAGAAATACAAGATTTTCTGAAAAGTAAGTATAATTTAGTTCATTTCGGAGACAGGATTTTGAGATGTGAAACAGTTTCAAGTGTTATATGATTTTATATACTTCAAACATAA
- a CDS encoding glycosyl transferase, giving the protein MQGNKIPKIIHYCWFGGKPKPQKVLDCIASWKKYCPEYQIWEWNEQNFDLKNHSYAQKFYKKKKWAFVSDYVRMYALYHEGGIYVDTDIEILKNFDSLRENEFFTGFQDIFSLGCSCMGAKKNNEIVKEFLEYYQYKNTRIILPNLVNTIFKGHGVTKYTGEIIQGDNYTLYPKEYFYPYAYFEPQGDMCITKNTYTIHYFDASWLPYWIPKFIFPLIGWYADFKKNI; this is encoded by the coding sequence ATGCAGTGAAATAAAATACCAAAAATAATACACTATTGCTGGTTTGGTTGAAAACCTAAGCCACAGAAAGTGCTCGACTGTATTGCTTCGTGGAAAAAATACTGTCCAGAGTATCAAATTTGGGAGTGGAATGAGCAAAATTTCGACCTCAAAAACCATAGCTATGCTCAGAAGTTTTATAAAAAAAAGAAATGGGCATTCGTTTCTGATTATGTACGAATGTACGCTCTGTATCACGAAGGATGAATATATGTAGATACAGATATTGAAATACTTAAAAATTTTGATTCTTTGAGAGAGAATGAATTTTTCACAGGATTCCAAGACATTTTTTCATTATGATGCTCTTGTATGTGAGCCAAGAAAAATAATGAAATCGTCAAAGAATTCTTAGAGTATTATCAGTATAAAAATACGAGAATTATTTTACCAAATCTTGTAAATACAATATTTAAAGGTCATTGAGTAACAAAATACACTTGAGAAATTATACAGTGAGATAATTATACACTTTATCCAAAAGAATATTTTTATCCTTATGCGTATTTTGAGCCGCAATGAGATATGTGTATTACAAAAAATACCTATACTATTCATTATTTTGATGCAAGTTGGCTTCCATATTGGATTCCAAAATTTATTTTTCCACTAATAGGATGGTATGCAGATTTTAAAAAAAATATCTAA